A section of the Macadamia integrifolia cultivar HAES 741 chromosome 9, SCU_Mint_v3, whole genome shotgun sequence genome encodes:
- the LOC122089676 gene encoding F-box protein CPR1-like, protein MASNNFPEDLILDILTMLPVNSLLRFRCVSKLWFALIRDPGFIKMHLTRSLATNTNLSLISIKSSNFYLYSLDFEDCKQETLELNHPLKFPRHGTELVGSCNGLLCISNYRYRNIFLWNPSTRRYKKLPYIPTETPFNRLPPHLAAYGFGYEPITEDYKLVKVVSFYDIDDNSIRLNLNIYSLITNSWRGIGDMPFVIFENPNGVYADSTIHWIVKRWKENFMISFDLKDEEYREVSLPACTVKDKFGMNLGVLGGQLCVLYDFSIRVEIWMLKNYGVRDSWAKLFSIEESIMREPFRFLKPICYSKHGGVLLQNYSESLVVYDPHTGRVSYCRISGVSKLLEAEVCADSLIALNAK, encoded by the coding sequence atGGCAAGCAACAACTTCCCTGAAGACCTCATCCTGGATATACTTACAATGCTTCCAGTCAATTCTCTTCTAAGATTCAGGTGTGTATCCAAACTCTGGTTTGCTCTTATAAGAGATCCAGGTTTCATCAAAATGCACCTCACCCGATCTCTTGCAACCAATACAAACCTCAGCCTCATTTCAATAAAATCCTCCAATTTCTATCTCTACTCTCTTGACTTTGAAGATTGCAAACAAGAAACGTTAGAACTCAATCATCCACTCAAATTTCCACGCCATGGAACCGAATTAGTGGGTTCTTGTAATGGCTTACTCTGTATATCTAATTACCGTTATAGGAACATATTCCTTTGGAATCCTTCTACAAGAAGGTATAAGAAGCTACCCTATATACCGACTGAAACTCCCTTCAATCGACTCCCTCCCCATCTTGCTGCTTATGGATTTGGTTACGAACCCATCACTGAAGATTACAAGTTGGTAAAGGTTGTATCGTTCTATGACATAGATGACAACTCTATTCGTTTGAATTTGAATATCTACTCACTTATCACCAACTCATGGAGAGGGATTGGGGACATGCCCTTCGTAATTTTCGAAAACCCAAATGGGGTTTATGCAGATTCTACTATTCATTGGATTGTAAAGCGgtggaaggaaaattttatgaTTTCCTTTGATCTTAAAGATGAGGAGTATAGAGAGGTGTCACTGCCAGCTTGCACTGTGAAGGATAAGTTTGGCATGAATTTGGGAGTTCTTGGAGGACAACTCTGTGTGCTTTATGATTTCAGTATCCGGGTTGAGATTTGGATGTTGAAGAATTACGGCGTGAGAGACTCCTGGGCTAAACTGTTTTCGATTGAAGAATCAATAATGAGAGAGCCTTTTAGGTTCTTGAAACCTATATGTTATTCAAAGCATGGTGGAGTTCTACTCCAGAATTATTCTGAATCGCTGGTTGTGTATGATCCCCATACAGGAAGGGTAAGCTATTGTAGGATTagtggtgtttcaaaattattgGAAGCAGAGGTCTGTGCTGATAGTCTTATTGCACTCAATGCCAAATAG